In Vicia villosa cultivar HV-30 ecotype Madison, WI linkage group LG7, Vvil1.0, whole genome shotgun sequence, the DNA window GGAGAGCTTAAGCATGGTAACCACAATAACACACTCATAAGCATGCAACTTAAATCTTTGAACACCGGTACACCTTCTCAGGTAGTACTTTTCTATTATCCACGCTATGTTTCATTAGCTACTCGTTGCATAAATATTAGAGAAGCTTCGGATTATGTTTGGAGTATACTTAAATGCGTGCCTTGTCATATAAGTGGTAAAGCTCAAATCAACAATGATGGAGAAGTGATTTCAGGTATAGGTTTGGTTGGTTGGATACCCTCATTATCTGGCTTGAAGGATACCGGCTATTGGGTTTGCAAATGGATTCCTCGCATGTATGTTGGCGCCGAAGAGAAGATGGTTGGAAAGGAGAATATGGATCCTGAAGACGGCCAAATTACTCCGAAATTACTTATTTTCTCGAAGGAACAATTGAAATTTCTTGCAGCTCATGGCCTAGAACAATGGTGGCCAAATGATGTAGAACTTCATAGAACTATCTGTGATGGAAAACTCGTAAGCAGGAAAGTTAAATCTCTATTCACTGGTACACCGTGGGATGTAATTACAAAAGgatcaaatctctcttttatttcacTTGCCACGCGTGTTGGAGAAAAGGAAGAGTTCATATTGAAATGTAATAGTCTTAAATTCATGCTTCCTTCAAGTAATGATGCTCATAAAGTGTGCAGTGACGAGGGTAAGATTTCCGATGTTGGTTTGAAGGGTTGGATACCTCAATTATCTTGCTTGAAGGATACTGCTTATTGGGTGTGGAAATGTGTTCCTCATTTGTATGTTAACAAGAACGGTGGTGGCATTGAGGAGAATGTGGATTGTTCAAATGCGAAAACAACTTCAAAGTTGTGTCCTGTCTCAAAAGAACAACAGAAATTTCTTGCAACTCATGGCTTGGAACAATGGTGGCCAAATGATGCAGAACTTCGGAAAATCATTTGTGGTGAAAAACTCGTAAGCAAGAAAATTAAACCTCTATACACCAATACACCTTGGGAAGTAACAAAAggatcaaatctctcttttcttTCACTTGTCATGTGTATTGGAGAAAAAGAAGAATTCATCATGAAGTTTAATAGTCTGAAATCCATGCTTCCTTCAAGTAGCGAAGCTCATGTGTGCAATAACGAAGGCAAGACTTCAGGTGATGGTTTGAGGGGTTGGATACCTCAATTATCTTGCTTGAAAGATTCTGCTTATTGGGTGTGGAAATGTGTTCCTCATCTGTATGTTAACAAGAACGGCGACATTGAGGAGAAGGAGGTCGACAAGAAGGAGAATGTGGATTGTGCAAATGCGATAATAACTTCAAAGTTGTGTGTTGTTTCCAAAGAGCAACGAAAATTTCTAACAACTCATGGCTTGAAACAATGGTGGCCAAGTGATGCATATTTTCAGCAAGCTATCCATGACAGTAACCTCATAAGCAGGAAAATTCGATCTTTATACACCGAAACACCTTGGGAAAATCCTTCAATGTCACTTCCCATTTGTTTCGGAAATATTGCAGAAAAAGAAGAGTTTGCATGGAAATGGAATACTATTAAATCTGCAATTCTGTCAAATAGTGAAACTCAGGCGAGCAATGATTGCGATAACAAGACACCATATGTACCATTTCAGAGTTGGATGTCTCCATTATCGAGCTTCAAGGACGCCGGTTTTGCTGTGGTACAAAAGGCTTCTCCTATGTTGAATCTGCCTTTTGTTTCACCGGTCACGAGTCATGGAAATAATGAAGAAAAGGACAACTTTGTTTCGAGTAGTGAAACTCAAGTGAGCAATGATTCAGACAAGACTTCATGTGAAAGCTTGAAGAGTTGGATACCTTCATTATCTGGCTTTAAGGATGCTGCTGTAGGGATTGGAAAGTTGGTTCCGTATTTGTATGCTAACAAGAGTGATGTTGGCATAGGAGAGAAAATGGTTGACAAAGAGAACAAGGGTCCTTTGGAATAACATAGAGAAAGTATCAAGTGATGAAATCTTCATCTGAATAGAAGAGAAAATGGTGATGTTAGATATTAAGTGATTAGGCCAAAAAGCTTCTCTAAGTTGGTGGGAGGTTTCTACATGTCATTTTGTCTGGTGTGCTATGTTCATATGTATGTTTTGGTATTGAAATTATGGCTAAAATTTCATCTCTTAAACATAATTTAGAATAAGAGTATGTTTTCTATTGGAACTTAAATGAATTTATTCAAAGATCTTCTATTTTAACTTTAGCCGATTTATTGTTTGGAACGTAGTAACTTGTGCCTAATTAATTGAATGGTTGCAGTAGTagttaagaagaagaagaatttggTTAAGTGGAATTAAATGGTTCTAGCAGTCAATTACTTGGCTGCAGCGGAAAGATAATTCAACAAAGATGAACATGGTTCAGTGGTACATCATGTTGTCTAAAAACCAAAGAGACCTTTGTTTGATTCGTGGCTTTGGGCaaaatttggaattttttttggaattttcatgATGGTAATATCATATGCCACGTAACGTGTCATGCGTGCAAAACATAAATACGTAAGATGCCACGGCTATAAAAATGAACACGGTTTGTAAAAATTAGACGGAAATGATTTAAATGACGTTGTTTGAAGACTAAGAGATTACATTGACACTTTTAATAGTTAAGAGACCAAAATAGACCTCGAAATAAAGATAAAACAAGAAAATGAATATTTTGCCTAAAAACGGTCAAAAGTATActccctttatttttttttattatttgtccatttgaaacaaaaatattatatttaatttaagtagTATTATAATACCAAAAAATCACTTATAAATTatcaatgttatttttatttttatgtatttttttaa includes these proteins:
- the LOC131615853 gene encoding uncharacterized protein LOC131615853 encodes the protein MTNQVVEKGSDPRSLITSLHWRNFIDSQWKDANYKRTAIASFIQAVYCLEQDRQEKRTQENSLAPEYWIPFKYKPTQILIDERDGSIFGVMFEWDRLAALSEFKPFKPIGAPRAVLALRGTLIRPPTVRRDFEDDFRFVAWESLKDSVRFKVATDAVKSVSYTYGSRNVCIAGHSLGAGFVLQVGKELAKERINVETHAFNPPAVSLALSLGNIGEKAGYIWNRIKYMLPLGTEAQVNNNVDKTCIIRLKKMIRRLSCLMDTSFGTGKWVPHLYVNKNDWISYFYIHTHGTKEEIANVENMDPTIEQNEAKLFVVSRENQKFLEAHGLKQWWSNDSSGELKHGNHNNTLISMQLKSLNTGTPSQVVLFYYPRYVSLATRCINIREASDYVWSILKCVPCHISGKAQINNDGEVISGIGLVGWIPSLSGLKDTGYWVCKWIPRMYVGAEEKMVGKENMDPEDGQITPKLLIFSKEQLKFLAAHGLEQWWPNDVELHRTICDGKLVSRKVKSLFTGTPWDVITKGSNLSFISLATRVGEKEEFILKCNSLKFMLPSSNDAHKVCSDEGKISDVGLKGWIPQLSCLKDTAYWVWKCVPHLYVNKNGGGIEENVDCSNAKTTSKLCPVSKEQQKFLATHGLEQWWPNDAELRKIICGEKLVSKKIKPLYTNTPWEVTKGSNLSFLSLVMCIGEKEEFIMKFNSLKSMLPSSSEAHVCNNEGKTSGDGLRGWIPQLSCLKDSAYWVWKCVPHLYVNKNGDIEEKEVDKKENVDCANAIITSKLCVVSKEQRKFLTTHGLKQWWPSDAYFQQAIHDSNLISRKIRSLYTETPWENPSMSLPICFGNIAEKEEFAWKWNTIKSAILSNSETQASNDCDNKTPYVPFQSWMSPLSSFKDAGFAVVQKASPMLNLPFVSPVTSHGNNEEKDNFVSSSETQVSNDSDKTSCESLKSWIPSLSGFKDAAVGIGKLVPYLYANKSDVGIGEKMVDKENKGPLE